From a single Kitasatospora azatica KCTC 9699 genomic region:
- a CDS encoding NCS1 family nucleobase:cation symporter-1, giving the protein MTTTASSTPLTPAPVPAEYSPRLYNEDLAPTTERKWGAFSIFNVWTSDVHSLYGYFLAASLFLVAGNAFKFVIGIGVGSLVIYWLMTLIGKAGVRTGVPYPVLARASFGTFGANVPALVRAVVATFWYGAQTSAAAGAIVAFLTRYSGPRHFHETTHLLGHSGLEVVCFLAVWAAQLLVISKGMETVRRFQDFAGPVVWLMMLILAVVLSVKAGALSFSVDMPAGDLAALAKSSTGLDVAPGSLAAIAAIAATWITYFAALVLNFGDFARFVPNEKTLRKGNIWGLPVNLVLFSFVAALTTAAASKVYGQVILEPAKISAKFDSVYLVLLAALTFAVATLGINVVANFVSPAFDFANVAPKYIDFRRGGLIAAGVALLLYPLHPWDNAPSFVNAIGSTMGPIFGVIIVDYYLIRKARIDVAALYQENGEFRFQGGWNIRAFAAAAVGAVFSSLLPIYGPAGYGAALGPYSWFIGVIVAGSLYFAVSGGRSRILPALPADKTA; this is encoded by the coding sequence ATGACGACGACAGCGAGCAGCACACCCCTCACCCCGGCGCCGGTCCCGGCAGAGTACTCACCGCGCCTCTACAACGAAGACCTGGCCCCCACCACCGAGCGGAAGTGGGGGGCGTTCAGCATCTTCAACGTCTGGACCTCGGACGTGCACAGCCTCTACGGCTACTTCCTGGCCGCCAGCCTGTTCCTCGTCGCCGGCAACGCCTTCAAGTTCGTCATCGGGATCGGCGTCGGCTCGCTGGTGATCTACTGGCTGATGACGCTGATCGGCAAGGCGGGCGTTCGGACCGGTGTGCCGTACCCGGTGCTCGCCCGGGCTTCGTTCGGCACCTTCGGCGCGAACGTCCCGGCGCTGGTGCGGGCCGTGGTCGCCACCTTCTGGTACGGGGCGCAGACCAGCGCGGCCGCCGGCGCGATCGTCGCCTTCCTCACCAGATACAGCGGCCCCAGACACTTCCACGAGACCACCCACCTGCTCGGGCACAGCGGCCTGGAGGTGGTGTGCTTCCTGGCTGTGTGGGCCGCTCAACTGCTGGTCATCAGCAAGGGAATGGAGACGGTTCGCCGCTTCCAGGACTTCGCCGGGCCGGTCGTCTGGCTGATGATGCTGATCCTCGCCGTCGTTCTGTCGGTCAAGGCCGGCGCACTGTCCTTCTCGGTCGACATGCCGGCCGGCGACCTCGCCGCGCTCGCCAAGAGCTCGACCGGCCTGGACGTGGCCCCGGGCTCGCTGGCCGCGATAGCGGCGATCGCGGCGACGTGGATCACCTACTTCGCGGCTCTCGTCCTCAACTTCGGTGACTTCGCGCGATTCGTGCCCAACGAGAAGACGCTGCGCAAGGGGAACATCTGGGGGCTGCCGGTCAACCTCGTCCTCTTCTCCTTCGTCGCCGCCCTGACCACTGCGGCGGCCAGCAAGGTCTACGGCCAGGTGATCCTCGAACCTGCCAAGATCTCCGCCAAGTTCGACAGCGTCTACCTCGTCCTGCTGGCCGCCCTGACCTTCGCGGTCGCCACCCTGGGCATCAACGTGGTCGCGAACTTCGTCAGCCCGGCGTTCGACTTCGCCAACGTCGCCCCGAAGTACATCGACTTCCGGCGCGGCGGCCTGATCGCTGCCGGCGTCGCGCTCCTGCTCTACCCGCTGCACCCCTGGGACAACGCGCCGAGCTTCGTCAACGCCATCGGCTCGACCATGGGCCCGATCTTCGGGGTGATCATCGTGGACTACTACCTGATCCGCAAGGCGCGGATCGACGTCGCGGCGCTCTACCAGGAGAACGGCGAGTTCCGCTTCCAGGGCGGCTGGAACATCCGAGCCTTCGCCGCCGCCGCCGTCGGCGCGGTCTTCTCCAGCCTCCTCCCGATCTACGGCCCGGCCGGCTACGGCGCGGCGCTCGGCCCGTACAGCTGGTTCATCGGCGTCATCGTCGCCGGCTCGCTGTACTTCGCGGTCAGCGGCGGCAGGAGCCGGATCCTCCCGGCGCTCCCGGCGGACAAGACGGCCTGA
- a CDS encoding VOC family protein, protein MSTRLVQITMKAQDDSALGRFWAEALGWGVDSEGPGVTNLEPVGFAYPDPVAVCIDIVARPEPKTVKNRVHLDLATTSAAHQAQLVARLKDLGATLADVGQGDVPWTVMADPEGNEFCVLEPRAIYQDTGPIAAVVVDCTDPGAMARFWGEAMDWTLHEVTDDHAAMRSAQGVGPYLEFLRTPDTKSGWNRVHLDVRPYAGDDLAAEEARLRALGATDPGIDQSAISWTVLADPEGNEFCLLAPR, encoded by the coding sequence ATGTCAACACGACTTGTGCAGATCACCATGAAGGCCCAGGACGACTCCGCGCTCGGCCGGTTCTGGGCGGAGGCACTCGGTTGGGGTGTCGACAGCGAGGGGCCCGGCGTGACCAACCTCGAACCCGTGGGCTTCGCCTACCCCGACCCGGTGGCCGTCTGCATCGACATCGTCGCCCGTCCGGAACCCAAAACGGTGAAGAACCGGGTGCACCTCGATCTGGCCACCACCTCGGCCGCCCATCAGGCGCAGTTGGTCGCGCGCCTGAAGGATCTCGGCGCGACGCTCGCCGACGTGGGACAGGGCGACGTCCCCTGGACGGTCATGGCCGACCCGGAGGGCAACGAGTTCTGCGTCCTGGAGCCCCGTGCGATCTACCAGGACACCGGGCCGATCGCCGCGGTGGTGGTCGACTGCACCGACCCAGGAGCGATGGCCCGGTTCTGGGGCGAGGCGATGGACTGGACGCTGCACGAGGTCACCGACGACCACGCGGCCATGCGCTCCGCCCAAGGCGTCGGCCCCTACCTGGAGTTCCTCCGCACCCCGGACACCAAGAGCGGGTGGAACCGCGTCCACCTCGACGTCCGCCCCTACGCCGGCGACGACCTGGCAGCAGAGGAAGCCCGACTGCGTGCGCTGGGCGCCACCGACCCGGGCATCGACCAGTCCGCAATCTCCTGGACGGTTCTGGCCGACCCGGAGGGCAACGAGTTCTGCCTCCTCGCTCCTCGCTGA
- a CDS encoding MFS transporter: MSAVDDLNIREQRPAARADQREDPSKLSGRSLLVLIVLLVAQFMLAVDFSILNVALPVIGNGLGFPLGNLQWIGTAFALSAAGFTLLFGRVADLFGRRRLFLTGLAVLGAASLAGGLATSPTVLIIARVTQGLATAAVTPAGLSLLTTSFPEGPLRDKALGLNGALMSAGFTTGAILGGILTDLLNWRWAFFINVPFALAVLIIAPSVIKESRAQSRPKLDLPGAATVTLGLLSLVFGLTRAGQRGWSDPTALLTLALGAALLTAFYFVERRAAAPLVPVAILGRRTVVWGNTAGLIAFLTETSLVFLMTLYLQDVLGFSALAAGLSFGVLGLGTVIGGSTAAKVIARTGTRSTLVIGGLIQAAATASLLALGVSHAFLWLLLPATFIGGIGNMYVIVGFMVTATSGLPDHEQGMATGLATMTQQIGITMGTPIMSSIVATQTGALITTQRVLDGVGLAVLVNTVLVLVGVLTTAFLRTRKEQQSGVAA; the protein is encoded by the coding sequence ATGTCCGCGGTCGACGATCTGAACATCCGGGAACAGCGGCCCGCTGCCCGCGCCGACCAGAGGGAGGACCCGTCCAAACTGTCGGGGCGGTCACTGCTGGTGCTGATCGTTCTGCTGGTCGCTCAGTTCATGCTCGCGGTGGACTTCTCCATCCTGAACGTGGCGCTGCCGGTGATCGGCAACGGACTGGGCTTCCCGCTCGGCAACCTGCAGTGGATCGGGACCGCTTTCGCCCTGTCGGCGGCCGGTTTCACGCTGCTGTTCGGCCGGGTCGCCGACCTCTTCGGGCGCCGGCGGCTCTTCCTGACCGGCCTGGCCGTGCTCGGCGCTGCCTCGCTGGCCGGCGGCCTCGCCACCAGCCCAACGGTCCTGATCATCGCCCGCGTCACCCAGGGCCTGGCCACCGCCGCCGTCACTCCGGCGGGCCTGTCCCTGCTGACCACCTCGTTCCCCGAGGGGCCGCTGCGCGACAAGGCGCTCGGCCTCAACGGCGCCCTGATGTCGGCCGGCTTCACCACCGGCGCCATCCTCGGCGGCATCCTGACCGACCTGCTCAACTGGCGCTGGGCGTTCTTCATCAACGTCCCGTTCGCCCTCGCCGTCCTGATCATCGCCCCCAGCGTCATCAAGGAGAGCCGCGCCCAGAGCCGTCCCAAGCTCGACCTGCCCGGAGCCGCCACCGTCACCCTCGGCCTGCTCTCGCTGGTCTTCGGTCTGACCCGGGCCGGGCAGCGCGGCTGGAGCGACCCGACCGCGCTGCTCACCCTGGCGCTGGGCGCCGCCCTCCTGACGGCCTTCTACTTCGTCGAACGCCGCGCGGCGGCTCCGCTCGTGCCGGTGGCCATCCTGGGGCGACGCACCGTCGTCTGGGGCAACACCGCCGGGCTGATCGCCTTCCTCACCGAGACCTCCCTGGTCTTCCTGATGACTCTCTACCTCCAGGACGTCCTCGGCTTCTCCGCCCTCGCCGCCGGGCTCTCCTTCGGCGTCCTCGGCCTGGGCACCGTGATCGGCGGCTCCACCGCGGCCAAGGTCATCGCCCGCACCGGCACTCGCAGCACTCTGGTGATCGGCGGTCTGATCCAGGCCGCCGCCACCGCCTCGCTGCTCGCCCTCGGCGTCAGCCACGCCTTCCTGTGGCTGCTGCTGCCGGCCACCTTCATCGGCGGAATCGGCAACATGTACGTCATCGTCGGATTCATGGTCACCGCGACCTCCGGCCTGCCCGACCACGAACAGGGCATGGCCACCGGACTGGCCACCATGACCCAGCAGATCGGCATCACCATGGGCACCCCGATCATGAGCTCGATCGTCGCCACCCAAACCGGTGCGCTGATCACCACTCAGCGTGTGCTCGACGGTGTCGGACTGGCCGTGCTGGTCAACACGGTCCTGGTCCTGGTCGGCGTCCTGACCACCGCATTCCTCCGCACCCGCAAGGAGCAGCAGAGCGGCGTCGCGGCATAG
- the dacB gene encoding D-alanyl-D-alanine carboxypeptidase/D-alanyl-D-alanine endopeptidase — MTARLQRRTLPLAAVMLAASLLVGSAQADTPAPADPTLTTDLGAILADARLTNAQAGVQIIDADTGQVLYQHQPDALLTPASTLKTVTSAAALELLGADHRFTTEVRTAGNVHGPVLVGDLLLRGGGDPSLRPGDLDDLAARVANSGITTVTGRVLADGTRYDSTPYGPGWAWDDQPYSYSPQISGLTVAPDSEYTMDTVQVTVTPGANPGDDARVSLSPAEAPMQLNGKITTGAAGSTTTADVERRRSVNSLDLNGSLPSGAAPVTFWQTVEDPAVYTGDVFAGALERHGVHVIHNDVRAATGTEDTQPLASHDSAPLSELVVPMLKLSNNGMAEHLTKEIGKVKAGQGTWTAGITQIKNFLVANSITTPAGRQVDGSGLSRYDLITPAKMTGLLKAAQTKPWYQAWYNALPVAGNPDRLVGGTLANRMRGTAAANNVHAKTGSMSGVDNLTGYVTTPDGHHLAFTAMLNNFTGPVPHGILDAIAVRLATGHQAPSSSPAAPRSLAAPSTGSTAPDTGTRWEDCESLHRC, encoded by the coding sequence TTGACCGCACGCCTGCAGCGCCGCACTCTGCCGCTCGCCGCCGTGATGCTCGCCGCATCCCTGCTCGTCGGATCCGCCCAGGCGGACACCCCTGCGCCCGCCGATCCCACGCTCACCACCGACCTCGGCGCGATCCTCGCCGATGCGCGGCTGACCAACGCTCAGGCCGGCGTGCAGATCATCGACGCCGACACCGGCCAGGTGCTCTACCAGCACCAGCCCGATGCCCTGCTCACCCCGGCGTCCACCCTCAAGACCGTCACCTCGGCCGCCGCGCTCGAACTGCTCGGCGCCGACCACCGGTTCACCACCGAGGTCCGCACCGCCGGCAACGTGCACGGTCCGGTGCTGGTCGGCGACCTCCTACTGCGCGGCGGCGGCGACCCCAGCCTGCGACCCGGGGACCTCGACGACCTCGCCGCCCGGGTCGCCAACTCGGGCATCACCACCGTCACCGGCCGCGTGCTCGCCGACGGAACCCGCTACGACTCCACCCCGTACGGCCCCGGCTGGGCCTGGGACGACCAGCCGTACAGCTACAGCCCGCAGATATCCGGCCTCACCGTCGCCCCGGACTCCGAGTACACCATGGACACCGTGCAGGTGACGGTCACCCCGGGCGCCAACCCCGGGGACGACGCCCGGGTGAGCCTCTCCCCCGCCGAGGCGCCGATGCAGCTCAACGGCAAGATCACCACGGGTGCGGCGGGCAGCACCACCACCGCAGATGTCGAGCGCCGACGCTCCGTCAACTCGCTCGATCTGAACGGCAGTCTGCCATCCGGCGCCGCCCCCGTCACCTTCTGGCAGACCGTCGAGGACCCGGCCGTCTACACCGGCGACGTCTTCGCCGGCGCCCTGGAACGCCACGGCGTCCACGTCATCCACAACGATGTCCGGGCCGCCACCGGCACCGAGGACACCCAGCCACTGGCAAGCCACGACTCGGCGCCGCTCTCCGAACTCGTCGTGCCGATGCTCAAGCTCAGCAACAACGGCATGGCCGAGCACCTCACCAAGGAGATCGGCAAGGTCAAGGCCGGCCAGGGCACCTGGACCGCCGGCATCACCCAGATCAAGAACTTCCTGGTGGCCAACAGCATCACCACCCCCGCCGGCCGCCAGGTCGACGGCTCCGGGCTGTCCCGCTACGACCTGATCACGCCCGCCAAAATGACCGGTCTCCTCAAGGCCGCCCAGACCAAGCCGTGGTACCAGGCCTGGTACAACGCCCTCCCCGTCGCCGGCAACCCCGACCGCCTCGTCGGCGGCACCCTCGCCAACCGCATGCGTGGCACCGCCGCCGCCAACAACGTCCACGCCAAGACCGGCTCCATGAGCGGCGTCGACAACCTCACCGGCTACGTCACCACCCCCGACGGCCACCACCTCGCCTTCACCGCGATGCTGAACAACTTCACCGGCCCCGTCCCGCACGGCATCCTCGACGCCATCGCCGTCCGCCTCGCCACCGGCCACCAGGCCCCCAGCAGTTCCCCTGCTGCCCCTCGCTCCCTCGCGGCCCCGTCCACCGGCTCCACCGCCCCGGACACCGGCACCCGCTGGGAAGACTGCGAATCCCTCCACCGCTGCTGA
- a CDS encoding papain-like cysteine protease family protein, whose translation MHRHRHRASRRKKALIAAVVALLSGALTLAIGAFAQAGQPTGTVIAGQGKYSTVNQRSLPSVSSRITGTSAVGDRIPMICRTTGDTVENDNRWIWSGTYYIADAFIQENTNNLATCTSVRPTSWTALGVTMQKQVQDEWCWDASGLTLANYWGYNQYSQYDFCHLAAQGSWLDCNDQPATLDDMANGLAKMGFRNNGYDLYRSASFGETSNEIANGRPFAVRIGWSTGGGHMNVIYGYDSTSNMIAVGDPWPTTQTYTWWNYSTYASNNQFQWTHSRIGIHA comes from the coding sequence ATGCACCGACACCGCCACCGCGCCTCCCGGCGCAAGAAAGCGCTCATAGCCGCCGTCGTCGCCCTGCTGTCGGGCGCACTGACGCTGGCCATCGGCGCGTTCGCCCAGGCGGGGCAGCCCACCGGCACCGTGATCGCCGGTCAGGGCAAGTACAGCACCGTCAATCAGCGCAGCCTGCCCTCCGTCTCCTCCCGGATCACCGGCACCTCGGCGGTCGGCGACCGGATCCCGATGATCTGCCGTACCACCGGCGACACGGTCGAGAACGACAACCGGTGGATCTGGTCCGGGACTTACTACATAGCGGACGCCTTCATCCAGGAGAACACCAACAACCTGGCGACCTGCACGTCGGTCCGCCCGACCAGCTGGACCGCCCTTGGCGTCACCATGCAGAAGCAGGTACAGGACGAGTGGTGCTGGGACGCCTCCGGGCTGACCCTCGCCAACTACTGGGGCTACAACCAGTACAGCCAGTACGACTTCTGCCACCTCGCCGCCCAGGGCAGCTGGCTCGACTGCAACGACCAGCCGGCCACCCTGGACGACATGGCCAACGGCCTGGCCAAGATGGGCTTCCGCAACAACGGCTACGACCTCTACCGCAGCGCCTCGTTCGGCGAGACCAGCAACGAGATCGCCAACGGACGGCCGTTCGCCGTGCGCATCGGCTGGTCGACCGGTGGCGGCCACATGAACGTCATCTACGGCTACGACAGCACCAGCAACATGATCGCGGTCGGCGACCCGTGGCCCACCACCCAGACGTACACCTGGTGGAACTACTCCACCTACGCGTCCAACAACCAGTTCCAGTGGACCCACTCCCGTATCGGCATCCACGCCTGA
- a CDS encoding serine/threonine-protein kinase → MDRPMGAGGMGEVWAAEDQLLDRRVAVKLLHRTDTDSRERFLREARAVAGLQHPGIVVVHDFGEFDGMPYLVMELLAGRSLETRRGDGPVAVGWAAEVGARVAEALAVAHAAGLVHRDVKPSNLFLTEEGAVKLLDFGLVHERPQAPDDSGSTDRTTAAGTLAYMAPEQYTGRSVDARADLYALGGTLHALLTGWPPAGGPQLRELRPDVPKELEQLIGSLLRPDPAERPAEAAPVAEQLRRLAERHGGRKAPKTVRQIPMGRAPKGAKGSQHRVRRAVLSSAAVLALALAAVKVLDVPYATSDTAATPGWEPNHPTAIPLPPQLHPGDCLSYTEPTSDLDTNLDAGLGWTRLDCARPHQAQVVKMLTLTDPTFAAKWHTALALLNSDCDTAATDVESTHPSLSFARAVLGPTQADWLSGAGRFAYCTVHPRDGGELAMDLRPVAGG, encoded by the coding sequence ATGGACCGTCCGATGGGCGCCGGCGGGATGGGCGAGGTCTGGGCTGCCGAGGACCAGTTGCTTGACCGGCGGGTGGCGGTGAAGCTGCTGCACCGGACCGACACCGACTCCCGGGAGCGCTTCCTGCGCGAGGCGCGGGCCGTCGCCGGGCTGCAGCACCCGGGGATCGTGGTGGTGCACGACTTCGGCGAGTTCGACGGCATGCCGTACCTGGTCATGGAGCTGCTGGCCGGACGTTCGCTGGAGACCCGCCGGGGTGACGGCCCGGTCGCCGTGGGCTGGGCCGCCGAGGTGGGTGCCCGGGTAGCGGAGGCCCTGGCGGTGGCCCACGCCGCCGGGTTGGTGCACCGGGACGTCAAGCCGAGCAACCTCTTCCTCACCGAGGAGGGCGCCGTCAAGCTGCTGGACTTCGGCCTCGTCCACGAGCGCCCGCAGGCCCCGGACGACTCCGGGAGCACCGACCGCACCACGGCCGCCGGCACCCTCGCCTACATGGCCCCCGAGCAGTACACGGGCCGCAGTGTCGATGCCCGGGCCGACCTGTACGCGCTGGGCGGCACCCTGCACGCCCTGCTGACCGGGTGGCCGCCGGCCGGTGGCCCGCAGCTGCGGGAGTTGCGCCCGGACGTGCCGAAGGAGCTGGAGCAGCTGATCGGCTCCCTGCTCCGGCCCGACCCGGCGGAGCGCCCGGCCGAGGCCGCGCCGGTCGCCGAGCAGCTGCGCCGCCTGGCCGAGCGGCACGGCGGCCGGAAGGCCCCGAAGACGGTGCGGCAGATCCCCATGGGCCGCGCACCGAAGGGGGCCAAGGGGTCGCAGCACCGGGTGCGCCGGGCCGTCCTGAGCAGTGCGGCCGTGCTCGCCCTCGCCCTGGCCGCCGTCAAGGTCCTCGACGTGCCGTACGCGACCTCCGACACCGCCGCCACCCCCGGGTGGGAGCCGAACCACCCGACCGCCATCCCGCTCCCGCCGCAGCTGCACCCCGGCGACTGCCTCTCCTACACCGAGCCGACCAGTGATCTGGACACGAACCTGGACGCGGGGCTCGGCTGGACGCGGCTGGACTGCGCCCGCCCACACCAGGCGCAGGTCGTCAAGATGCTCACCCTCACCGATCCGACCTTTGCTGCGAAGTGGCACACCGCCCTCGCCCTTCTGAACAGCGACTGCGACACGGCCGCCACGGACGTCGAATCCACCCACCCCTCGCTGAGTTTCGCCCGGGCGGTGCTCGGCCCGACCCAGGCCGACTGGCTGTCGGGCGCCGGCCGCTTCGCCTACTGCACCGTGCACCCCCGGGACGGCGGCGAACTGGCGATGGACCTGCGGCCGGTAGCGGGCGGCTGA
- a CDS encoding amino acid permease produces MPLEADHLSDEERLAELGYTQVLARRMSGFSNFAVSFTIISILSGCLTLYGFGMTTGGPAMLTWGWVLVGAMTLFVGLAMAEVCSSYPTSAGLYFWAKEMAPQKSAAAWAWFTGWFNVLGQVAVTAGVDFGAATFLNAYLDLQWSFATTPQHTMMLFAGILLLHGALNTFGVRMVAVLNSVSVWWHVGGVLLIVGALALVPSHHQSVGFVFGHFVNGTGFQSSFYVGLLSLLVAQYTFTGYDASAHMTEETNDAAVSGPRGIVRSIWLSWIAGFVLIVGLTFAIQDWDSTLSTTTGVPPAQVFIDALGMTGGKLLLLVVIGAQLFCGMASVTANSRMIYAFSRDGALPFSKVWHQINPKTRTPTKAVWLAVGGALALGLPDLINATAYAAVTSIATIGLYIAYVIPTFLRLRQGDNFHRGPWHLGRYSRPIGVVAVAWVVLITVLFMLPQVNPITAKNFNYAPVAVAIVVGFAALWWLVSARHWFLKREHPRNQRLAGRAELTTQSARW; encoded by the coding sequence ATGCCCCTGGAAGCCGATCACCTGTCAGACGAGGAACGCCTCGCCGAACTTGGCTATACCCAGGTCCTGGCCCGCCGCATGTCTGGCTTCTCCAACTTCGCCGTCTCCTTCACCATCATCTCGATCCTGTCCGGCTGCCTGACCCTCTACGGCTTCGGCATGACCACCGGCGGCCCCGCGATGCTCACCTGGGGCTGGGTGCTGGTCGGCGCGATGACCCTGTTCGTGGGCCTGGCGATGGCCGAGGTCTGCTCCTCCTACCCGACCTCCGCCGGACTGTACTTCTGGGCCAAGGAGATGGCCCCGCAGAAGTCGGCCGCGGCCTGGGCCTGGTTCACCGGCTGGTTCAACGTGCTGGGCCAGGTCGCGGTGACCGCCGGCGTCGACTTCGGCGCGGCCACCTTCCTGAACGCCTACCTCGACCTGCAGTGGAGCTTCGCCACCACGCCGCAGCACACGATGATGCTGTTCGCGGGCATCCTGTTGCTGCACGGCGCGCTGAACACCTTCGGCGTCCGCATGGTCGCGGTCCTGAACAGCGTGAGCGTCTGGTGGCACGTCGGCGGTGTGCTGCTGATCGTCGGCGCGCTGGCGTTGGTGCCCTCGCACCACCAGTCGGTGGGTTTCGTCTTCGGGCACTTCGTCAACGGCACCGGCTTCCAGTCCTCCTTCTACGTCGGCCTGTTGAGCCTGCTCGTCGCGCAGTACACGTTCACGGGCTATGACGCCTCGGCCCACATGACCGAGGAGACCAACGATGCGGCGGTCTCCGGCCCGCGCGGCATCGTCCGCTCCATCTGGCTCTCCTGGATCGCCGGCTTCGTGCTGATCGTCGGCCTCACCTTCGCGATCCAGGACTGGGACAGCACGCTCAGCACCACCACCGGTGTGCCGCCGGCCCAGGTGTTCATCGACGCCCTCGGCATGACCGGCGGCAAGCTGCTGCTGCTGGTCGTGATCGGCGCCCAGCTGTTCTGCGGGATGGCCTCGGTCACCGCCAACTCCCGGATGATCTATGCCTTCTCCCGCGACGGCGCGCTGCCGTTCAGCAAGGTCTGGCACCAGATCAACCCCAAGACCCGCACGCCCACCAAGGCCGTCTGGCTGGCCGTCGGCGGCGCGCTGGCACTGGGCCTGCCCGACCTGATCAACGCCACCGCCTACGCCGCCGTGACCTCGATCGCCACCATCGGCCTGTACATCGCGTACGTGATCCCGACCTTCCTGCGCCTGCGCCAGGGCGACAACTTCCACCGCGGCCCTTGGCACCTGGGCAGGTACAGCCGCCCGATCGGCGTCGTCGCGGTGGCCTGGGTGGTCCTGATCACCGTGCTGTTCATGCTGCCGCAGGTCAACCCGATCACCGCGAAGAACTTCAACTACGCGCCGGTCGCGGTCGCCATCGTGGTCGGTTTCGCCGCCCTGTGGTGGCTGGTCTCCGCCCGCCACTGGTTCCTCAAGCGCGAGCACCCGCGCAACCAACGGCTGGCCGGCCGTGCGGAACTGACCACCCAGTCCGCGCGCTGGTAA
- a CDS encoding substrate-binding domain-containing protein, producing MTPPVTVIAQDPVAIGTTAAHLLFARIHGDTSPPRTIVMPTTLIPRGSGEILGPYAQGS from the coding sequence ATGACGCCTCCGGTCACCGTCATCGCCCAGGACCCGGTCGCGATCGGCACGACCGCCGCCCATCTGCTCTTCGCCCGTATCCACGGGGACACCTCCCCGCCCCGCACGATCGTCATGCCCACCACCCTGATCCCGCGCGGCTCCGGCGAGATCCTCGGGCCCTACGCGCAAGGAAGCTGA
- a CDS encoding helix-turn-helix domain-containing protein: METPTALGEFLRNRRAQLRPEDVGLNPSVNRRRVPGLRREELAMLAGVSVTYYTRLEQGQSTNASDGVLDALAQALRLNRDEHAHLRNLARPERAKRVPAVRPERVRAATRHLINAMTRVPAVVLDRRNDVLAWNPLGHALLAGHLAPDSPDLPAERPNLTRLLFLDPHTRELYMYWDEEARVALAALRLVVGRHPEDQRLAQLVGQLTIQSPTFAALWSRHPVRNCTVGSKSFHHPLVGAMELNFESMRLSDESGHRTMLYSAEPGSASAAALDLLADTVAASRLDALRTAPHLAAPAPDRR; this comes from the coding sequence ATGGAGACACCGACCGCGCTGGGAGAGTTCCTGCGCAACCGACGCGCCCAGCTGCGACCGGAGGACGTGGGGCTCAACCCGAGCGTCAACCGGCGGCGGGTTCCCGGGCTGCGCCGTGAGGAGCTGGCGATGCTGGCCGGCGTCAGCGTCACCTACTACACGCGCCTGGAGCAGGGGCAGAGCACCAACGCCTCGGACGGGGTCCTGGACGCGCTGGCGCAGGCGCTGCGGCTGAACCGGGACGAGCACGCGCACCTGCGCAACCTGGCCCGGCCGGAGCGGGCCAAGCGGGTACCGGCGGTGCGCCCGGAGCGGGTCCGCGCCGCCACCCGGCATCTGATCAACGCGATGACACGGGTGCCGGCGGTGGTGCTCGACCGGCGCAACGACGTGCTGGCCTGGAACCCGCTGGGCCACGCCCTGCTGGCCGGCCACCTCGCCCCGGACAGCCCGGACCTCCCCGCCGAGCGCCCCAACCTGACCCGACTGCTCTTCCTGGATCCGCACACCCGCGAGCTGTACATGTACTGGGACGAGGAGGCCCGGGTCGCCCTCGCCGCCCTGCGACTGGTGGTCGGGCGCCACCCCGAGGACCAGCGACTGGCCCAACTGGTCGGCCAACTGACCATCCAGAGCCCTACGTTCGCCGCCCTGTGGTCGCGCCATCCAGTCCGCAACTGCACGGTGGGCAGCAAGTCGTTCCACCACCCGCTGGTCGGCGCGATGGAGCTGAACTTCGAGAGCATGCGGCTCTCCGACGAGAGCGGCCACCGCACGATGCTGTACAGCGCGGAGCCCGGCAGCGCCTCGGCGGCCGCGCTCGATCTGCTCGCCGACACGGTCGCCGCCAGCCGCCTGGATGCTCTGCGGACCGCACCCCACCTGGCCGCCCCCGCCCCTGACCGCCGTTGA